Proteins encoded together in one Corallococcus soli window:
- a CDS encoding sensor histidine kinase — MTGAMWVSLLACAGQLALAGIALARVGRSPLALPLSLLSIALSTWNFSAFGLARSGDAGWRLVGFAAALMTLPCAVHFILAFVGRRRRSAWAMYGTYGLMSALAFTMLLAIGVPALAQRINTVDFGVAVSVLVVPTLVTGFVLLARHLRRSGPPDERARAGLVLLGLALLVAMLLTDLAADMGLPVMKLGNLGTLLGLPVMATASLRFQLFGRDARATSAAVHAVVLALVGVLAYLALFRAFAAESGALVVGTTAITFALLAAARRVVTGFVTRRERLEQLATLGRFSAQMSHDLRNPIAALKGAAQYLKEEHARGHSWEAHGEFLDLLLEQVERLDRVAGTYQRLARVEPLRRPLDLNRLVEGVLSLQAFANPGAVALTKVLAPDLPPCEGDEDLLANALENLVRNAFEAMPTGGTLTVRTGADSGAVALSVEDTGAGMDARTRERAFDDFFTTKATGSGLGLAFVRRVAEAHGGTATLTSAEGRGTILRLRLPTAPALPSAVSEGEAA, encoded by the coding sequence ATGACCGGCGCCATGTGGGTCAGCCTGCTGGCGTGCGCGGGGCAGCTCGCGCTCGCCGGCATCGCGCTGGCCCGCGTGGGCAGGAGTCCCCTCGCGCTGCCGCTGTCGCTGCTGTCCATCGCGCTGTCCACCTGGAACTTCTCCGCCTTCGGGCTGGCGCGCTCGGGCGACGCGGGCTGGCGGCTGGTGGGCTTCGCCGCGGCGCTGATGACGCTGCCGTGCGCGGTGCACTTCATCCTCGCGTTCGTGGGCCGCAGGCGCCGCTCCGCCTGGGCCATGTACGGCACCTACGGCCTGATGAGCGCGCTGGCGTTCACGATGCTCCTGGCCATCGGCGTGCCCGCGCTGGCGCAGCGGATCAACACCGTGGACTTCGGCGTCGCGGTGAGCGTGCTGGTGGTGCCCACCCTCGTCACCGGCTTCGTGCTGCTGGCGCGGCACCTGCGCCGCTCTGGACCGCCGGACGAGCGGGCCCGCGCGGGGCTGGTGCTGCTGGGGCTGGCGCTGCTGGTCGCGATGCTGCTCACGGACCTGGCGGCGGACATGGGGCTGCCCGTGATGAAGCTGGGCAACCTGGGCACGCTGCTGGGATTGCCGGTGATGGCCACCGCGTCGCTGCGCTTCCAGCTCTTCGGCCGGGACGCGCGGGCCACGAGCGCGGCGGTGCACGCCGTCGTCCTGGCACTGGTGGGCGTGCTCGCGTACCTGGCCCTCTTCCGCGCCTTCGCCGCCGAGTCGGGCGCGCTCGTCGTGGGCACCACCGCCATCACCTTCGCGCTGCTGGCGGCGGCCCGGCGCGTCGTCACCGGCTTCGTCACCCGGCGCGAGCGGCTGGAGCAGCTGGCCACGCTGGGGCGCTTCTCCGCGCAGATGTCCCACGACCTGCGCAACCCCATCGCCGCGCTCAAGGGCGCCGCGCAGTACCTCAAGGAGGAGCATGCGCGCGGCCACTCGTGGGAAGCGCACGGCGAGTTCCTGGACCTGCTGCTGGAGCAGGTGGAGCGGCTGGACCGGGTGGCGGGCACCTACCAGCGCCTGGCGCGCGTGGAGCCGCTGCGGCGGCCGCTGGACCTGAACCGGCTGGTGGAGGGCGTGCTGTCGCTCCAGGCGTTCGCGAACCCCGGCGCGGTGGCGCTGACGAAGGTGCTCGCCCCTGACCTGCCCCCGTGCGAGGGCGACGAGGACCTGCTCGCCAACGCGCTGGAGAACCTGGTGCGCAACGCCTTCGAGGCGATGCCCACGGGCGGCACCCTCACCGTGCGCACCGGCGCGGACTCCGGCGCGGTGGCGCTGAGCGTGGAGGACACCGGCGCGGGCATGGACGCCCGCACGCGCGAGCGCGCCTTCGACGACTTCTTCACCACGAAGGCGACGGGCAGCGGCCTGGGGCTGGCCTTCGTGCGGCGCGTGGCGGAGGCCCACGGCGGCACGGCGACCCTGACGAGCGCGGAGGGCCGTGGCACCATCCTGCGCCTGCGCCTGCCGACGGCCCCTGCCCTGCCGTCCGCGGTGTCCGAGGGAGAAGCCGCGTGA
- a CDS encoding RDD family protein, protein MPRAAQAPVSAEPRPGSVPTPAYGTEAHGARPVPAPGLPRRDAAPAQPSSGLPRMEAPAQAPSGLPRMEAQASSGPPSAESSDPAPVASGLPRRDAALAPALSLADEPSFLPPLETPAVAAASASSAPGVSRMEASPAPAASSKSKAPAPAPVAGEVHARPASLWRRLLSFTVDTAAIGAVAAAYIVLASSIAGVKGPQPGLTGLDAFVAWLRALHTVLLPGMVLVLVLATVYCAVAAFLWNGRTLGRLLLGLRLVDTHGMAPTPGRAIFRALLAGLSFVLFLGGFWMALFDRRGQTLHDKLTSTFVVQPS, encoded by the coding sequence GTGCCTCGCGCGGCGCAGGCCCCGGTGAGCGCGGAGCCCCGTCCGGGGTCCGTGCCCACGCCGGCCTACGGTACGGAGGCGCACGGTGCGCGTCCCGTGCCGGCCCCCGGCCTGCCACGTCGGGACGCCGCGCCCGCGCAGCCCTCCTCCGGCCTCCCGCGCATGGAGGCTCCCGCCCAGGCCCCCTCCGGCCTCCCGCGCATGGAGGCCCAGGCCTCGTCCGGACCGCCCAGCGCGGAGTCCTCCGACCCGGCTCCGGTCGCCTCGGGCCTGCCGCGGCGGGACGCAGCCCTCGCGCCGGCCCTGTCGCTCGCGGACGAGCCCTCCTTCCTTCCCCCGCTGGAGACGCCGGCCGTCGCCGCCGCTTCCGCGTCGTCCGCCCCGGGAGTGTCCCGCATGGAAGCCTCGCCCGCCCCCGCCGCGTCCTCGAAGTCGAAGGCCCCCGCGCCGGCCCCGGTCGCGGGTGAGGTCCACGCGCGCCCCGCGTCGCTGTGGCGGCGCCTGCTGTCGTTCACCGTGGACACCGCGGCCATTGGCGCCGTGGCGGCGGCCTACATCGTCCTCGCCTCTTCGATAGCGGGCGTGAAGGGCCCCCAGCCGGGCCTGACGGGGCTGGATGCCTTCGTGGCGTGGCTGCGCGCCCTGCACACCGTGCTGCTGCCGGGCATGGTACTGGTGCTGGTGCTCGCCACCGTGTACTGCGCCGTCGCGGCCTTCCTCTGGAATGGACGCACCCTGGGGCGGTTGCTCCTGGGACTTCGGCTGGTGGACACCCATGGCATGGCGCCCACCCCGGGCCGGGCCATCTTCCGGGCCCTGCTTGCCGGGCTTTCCTTCGTTCTCTTCTTGGGCGGCTTCTGGATGGCGCTGTTCGACCGACGCGGCCAGACCCTGCATGACAAGCTGACGTCCACCTTCGTCGTCCAACCGAGCTGA
- a CDS encoding asparaginase codes for MSTSTPTFVVESTRSGFVESLHVVSVAVVSAEGELVAAAGDPDRVTFWRSAAKPFQSLPLVQDGAADRYGFGSRELALACASHSSEPVHRALAMQMLRASGCDENQLACGPHPPLSQAVAEEALRAGVALTPRWNNCSGKHAGMLALARHHGWDPKGYASAGHPVQERIQDEIAKWTGLPRDALVTGVDGCLAVCFGLPLRAMATAWARFGISEDPGARRLREAMLAHPELVAGKGRACTDLMTAFQGEAVVKIGAEGVYCAALPRARLGVALKVEDGDARCAPPALLTVLRFVAEQQGIPLPMTGLEHHAEPRLFNTRGEAVGSLRVAGSLGFA; via the coding sequence ATGTCCACCTCCACGCCCACCTTCGTCGTCGAGTCCACCCGCTCCGGCTTCGTCGAGTCCCTCCACGTCGTCTCCGTCGCGGTGGTGAGCGCGGAGGGCGAGCTCGTCGCGGCGGCCGGGGACCCGGACCGCGTCACCTTCTGGCGCTCGGCGGCCAAGCCCTTCCAGTCGCTGCCCCTGGTGCAGGACGGCGCGGCGGACCGCTACGGCTTCGGCTCGCGCGAACTGGCGCTGGCGTGCGCGTCCCACTCCAGCGAACCCGTGCACCGCGCGCTCGCCATGCAGATGCTGCGCGCGTCAGGTTGTGACGAGAACCAGCTCGCGTGCGGCCCGCATCCCCCGCTGTCACAGGCCGTGGCGGAGGAGGCCTTGCGCGCGGGCGTGGCGCTGACGCCCCGGTGGAACAACTGCTCCGGCAAGCACGCGGGGATGCTCGCGCTGGCCCGGCACCACGGGTGGGACCCGAAGGGCTACGCCAGCGCCGGCCACCCGGTGCAGGAGCGCATCCAGGATGAAATCGCGAAGTGGACGGGCCTGCCGCGCGACGCGCTGGTGACGGGCGTGGATGGCTGCCTCGCGGTGTGCTTCGGCCTGCCCCTGCGCGCCATGGCCACCGCGTGGGCCCGCTTCGGCATCTCCGAGGACCCCGGCGCGCGCCGCCTGCGTGAAGCGATGCTGGCGCACCCGGAGCTGGTCGCGGGGAAGGGGCGTGCCTGCACGGACCTGATGACGGCCTTCCAGGGTGAGGCCGTGGTGAAGATTGGCGCGGAGGGCGTCTACTGCGCCGCGCTGCCCCGGGCCCGGCTGGGCGTGGCCCTCAAGGTGGAGGACGGCGATGCCCGCTGCGCCCCGCCCGCGCTGCTCACCGTGCTCCGCTTCGTGGCCGAACAGCAGGGCATCCCGCTGCCCATGACGGGCCTGGAACACCACGCGGAGCCGCGCCTCTTCAACACCCGGGGCGAAGCGGTGGGCTCCCTGCGCGTGGCCGGGTCGCTCGGCTTCGCGTGA
- a CDS encoding GlsB/YeaQ/YmgE family stress response membrane protein: protein MGIIAFIIIGLIAGLIARAILPGKQSMGLVATTLLGMVGSLVGGLVGSLFQRDGRLFDLHASGIIMSVVGSILVLLLVGAAGRRRVHA, encoded by the coding sequence ATGGGGATCATCGCATTCATCATCATCGGCCTCATCGCGGGCCTCATCGCGCGGGCCATCCTCCCGGGCAAGCAGAGCATGGGCCTGGTGGCCACCACCCTGCTGGGCATGGTGGGCTCGCTGGTGGGCGGTCTCGTCGGCTCGCTCTTCCAGCGCGACGGGCGACTCTTCGACCTGCATGCGTCCGGCATCATCATGTCCGTCGTGGGATCGATCCTCGTGCTACTCCTCGTCGGAGCAGCGGGACGGCGCCGCGTCCACGCCTAG
- a CDS encoding FrgA protein has translation MPSRLAQHLVSRGLLSQEQAGELLRQHQAQGGHLDTALMERGMSEQDVLAMLGEASGFRPVNLVDFEPNQEVATFIPPKIAERLSVVPLSLDGTTLHVACAYPVPKKELDEVGFLLGKPLELWVAIELRVREWISIIYRQPLPPRFVQLGDALAAQQAGSHTPPPPPPPEDESMSVDMVEQLARSVAQEPVAPEGRPAAPREPAPADIPPPAYVREPLRLNTSAGPVTSARAVQRPTPPPAPADIPPPAYVREPLRLNMPGTPARATPATQPPPAATPPNRSATAPAGGAPPTLHPPGERPPPPPQAVPVLAPVGQATPQAPTTAGTPPQPRTAPPQAPGQPPSARPSTPQASGRGINTDGVSGVTGPQGTSVSAPPASAQGARPGASAQATPPPSATAQAQNARPGASAPTAPAQGPSATQPPATAPQPSAQGARQGPAAPPQAPGARAPATTTVWPPAPAQQAREAARAATPTPPPVPPTPPRGEPSFIIFSNPASNPGAARPRGAPEGAAPVPGASSAPGAPVPDWTLPQARSALREATRDRDRLVDVALRFGRRTFDYVAAFAVVRGAAGGWDARGEGLDASALSQVSIPLDASSVFRTVAVTRGSYAGPLPPDALTRHYLELFGRQAPRTVFLYPVEVKGRLVAILYGDCGQKPMSQRRLSDYILFCQDLPAAFQELILFRKQRVAELRAPEEEDISIDVDVPGFPAASLPAPAPAVVAGLGWSPFFGRGGVANLGRAAAMPPRVLSPEERPPPDFAPLLRRLTGPDAAQRSSAMAELARSPEASARVLAQHFPGPTAWSRLPVVELPEADELGPIPAALSRLGRPAAVALAPLLDSNDADTRYLALLTAGNLPYAELVDGVLRGLFDMEPDISSAARVAAAALKHLPRLDASLRDLRQELTSRDALRRSLAARALGTLHDRDAIEGLINLTGSDDAMCAQAAAEALREVTRATLGLQPRQWTSWWAENRSRRRADWLVAALRHRELDVRLASIEELSRALHDTLGYYADAPDAEREAAVRRWEAAAVDPANARRLGML, from the coding sequence ATGCCTTCCCGTCTTGCCCAGCACCTCGTCTCGCGCGGCCTCCTGTCCCAGGAGCAGGCCGGGGAGTTGTTGCGTCAACACCAGGCCCAGGGTGGCCACCTCGACACCGCGCTGATGGAGCGCGGCATGTCCGAGCAGGACGTCCTCGCCATGCTCGGCGAGGCCTCCGGCTTCCGGCCCGTGAACCTGGTGGACTTCGAGCCCAACCAGGAGGTCGCCACCTTCATCCCGCCGAAGATCGCGGAGCGCCTGAGCGTGGTGCCCCTGTCCCTGGACGGCACCACGCTGCACGTCGCGTGCGCCTACCCGGTGCCGAAGAAGGAGCTGGACGAAGTCGGCTTCCTCCTGGGCAAGCCGCTGGAGCTGTGGGTCGCCATCGAGCTGCGGGTGCGCGAGTGGATCTCCATCATCTACCGCCAACCGCTGCCTCCGCGCTTCGTCCAGCTTGGTGACGCGCTGGCCGCGCAGCAGGCCGGAAGCCACACCCCGCCGCCGCCTCCTCCTCCCGAGGACGAGTCCATGTCGGTGGACATGGTGGAGCAGCTCGCGCGCTCCGTCGCCCAGGAGCCCGTCGCGCCCGAAGGCCGCCCCGCCGCTCCGCGTGAGCCCGCGCCCGCGGACATCCCTCCGCCCGCGTACGTGCGCGAGCCCCTGCGCCTCAACACCTCCGCGGGCCCCGTCACGTCGGCCCGCGCGGTCCAGCGCCCCACCCCGCCCCCGGCGCCCGCGGACATCCCTCCGCCCGCGTACGTGCGCGAGCCCCTGCGGCTGAACATGCCGGGCACGCCGGCCCGCGCCACGCCCGCCACGCAGCCGCCCCCCGCCGCGACGCCCCCGAACCGGAGCGCGACCGCGCCCGCTGGCGGCGCGCCCCCGACGCTCCATCCCCCCGGCGAGCGGCCCCCACCGCCTCCGCAGGCCGTGCCCGTGCTGGCGCCCGTGGGGCAGGCCACGCCCCAGGCCCCCACGACCGCGGGGACACCGCCGCAGCCCCGCACCGCGCCGCCGCAGGCCCCGGGACAGCCGCCCTCCGCGCGCCCGTCCACGCCCCAGGCCTCGGGCCGGGGAATCAACACGGACGGTGTCTCGGGAGTGACGGGTCCGCAGGGCACGTCCGTCTCCGCGCCACCGGCTTCCGCGCAGGGGGCTCGACCGGGCGCTTCCGCTCAGGCGACCCCACCACCAAGCGCGACTGCCCAGGCCCAGAACGCCAGGCCGGGCGCCTCGGCGCCCACGGCGCCCGCACAGGGCCCCTCCGCAACGCAGCCGCCCGCCACGGCGCCGCAGCCCTCCGCGCAGGGCGCACGGCAGGGTCCCGCCGCGCCGCCGCAGGCCCCGGGCGCGCGTGCTCCCGCGACGACGACGGTATGGCCTCCGGCGCCCGCGCAGCAGGCCCGTGAAGCCGCGCGCGCCGCGACGCCGACCCCGCCGCCCGTTCCACCGACGCCGCCCCGGGGCGAGCCGTCGTTCATCATCTTCAGCAACCCGGCGTCGAACCCGGGCGCGGCCCGTCCGCGCGGCGCGCCCGAGGGTGCCGCCCCGGTGCCGGGCGCTTCGAGCGCGCCGGGAGCGCCGGTGCCGGACTGGACGCTGCCCCAGGCTCGCTCCGCGCTGCGCGAGGCGACGCGGGATCGCGACCGGCTGGTGGACGTGGCGCTGCGCTTCGGCCGCCGCACGTTCGACTACGTGGCCGCCTTCGCGGTGGTGCGCGGCGCGGCCGGCGGTTGGGACGCGCGGGGCGAAGGCCTGGACGCGAGCGCCCTGTCGCAGGTGTCCATCCCGCTGGACGCGAGCAGCGTCTTCCGCACCGTGGCCGTCACGCGGGGCAGCTACGCGGGCCCGCTGCCTCCGGACGCGCTCACGCGGCACTACCTGGAGCTGTTCGGCCGTCAGGCGCCGCGCACCGTCTTCCTGTACCCGGTGGAGGTGAAGGGCCGGCTGGTGGCCATCCTCTACGGCGACTGCGGCCAGAAGCCGATGAGCCAGCGCCGGCTGAGCGACTACATCCTGTTCTGCCAGGACCTGCCGGCCGCCTTCCAAGAGCTCATCCTCTTCCGCAAGCAGCGCGTGGCCGAGCTGCGCGCGCCGGAGGAGGAGGACATCAGCATCGACGTGGACGTGCCCGGCTTCCCGGCCGCGTCCCTGCCCGCCCCCGCGCCCGCCGTGGTCGCGGGCCTCGGCTGGAGCCCGTTCTTCGGTCGGGGGGGCGTGGCCAACCTGGGCCGCGCCGCCGCCATGCCGCCGCGCGTGCTGTCCCCGGAGGAGCGGCCGCCCCCGGACTTCGCGCCCCTGCTGCGCCGGCTCACGGGTCCGGACGCCGCGCAGCGCTCCAGCGCGATGGCGGAGCTGGCGCGCTCGCCCGAGGCCAGCGCCCGCGTGCTCGCGCAGCACTTCCCCGGCCCCACGGCCTGGAGCCGCCTGCCGGTGGTGGAGCTGCCGGAGGCGGACGAGCTGGGCCCCATCCCCGCCGCCCTGTCGCGCCTGGGCCGTCCCGCGGCCGTCGCGCTGGCGCCGCTGCTGGACTCGAACGACGCGGACACGCGCTACCTGGCGCTGCTCACCGCGGGCAACCTGCCCTACGCGGAGCTGGTGGACGGGGTGCTGCGCGGCCTCTTCGACATGGAGCCGGACATCTCCAGCGCCGCGCGCGTGGCCGCCGCCGCGCTCAAGCACCTGCCGCGCCTGGATGCGTCCCTGCGCGACCTGCGCCAGGAGCTGACCAGCCGGGACGCGCTGCGCCGCTCCCTGGCGGCCCGGGCCCTGGGCACGCTGCACGACCGCGACGCCATCGAGGGCCTCATCAACCTCACCGGCAGCGACGACGCGATGTGCGCGCAGGCCGCCGCCGAGGCGCTGCGCGAGGTCACCCGCGCCACGCTGGGCCTGCAGCCGCGCCAGTGGACGTCCTGGTGGGCGGAGAACCGCAGCCGCCGCCGCGCGGACTGGCTGGTGGCCGCGCTGCGCCACCGCGAGCTGGACGTGCGGCTGGCCTCCATCGAGGAGCTGAGCCGGGCCCTGCACGACACGCTCGGCTACTACGCGGACGCACCCGACGCGGAGCGCGAGGCCGCGGTGCGACGCTGGGAGGCCGCGGCGGTGGACCCCGCCAACGCCCGCCGGCTGGGCATGCTCTGA
- a CDS encoding 50S ribosomal protein L11 methyltransferase has translation MSQTYLSLTVDIAEEASEILQDLLHESGALGLEVRDPDMPIMPGVRAPPPGEAIVVAYFEDRESAEAARDAVAESHPNARITLDEQPQQDWSNEWKSLIKSVQVGRLWVGPPWEAENAPKDKLRIVIEPKMAFGTGDHPTTALCLAAVDDFMATHPGASVLDVGTGTGVLAIAAKKLGAGTVVGTDNDPVCVELARENCTDNATPDLDISERELTQVPGTFDLVLANILANTLIELAPLIVAKAKDRLVLAGVLAHQRVDVEAAFRQLGCKVLAGAQQGEWVRIDLQR, from the coding sequence ATGTCCCAGACCTACCTTTCACTCACCGTGGATATCGCGGAGGAAGCGTCCGAGATTCTCCAGGACCTGCTCCATGAGTCCGGCGCCCTGGGCCTGGAGGTCCGCGATCCCGACATGCCCATCATGCCGGGCGTGCGCGCGCCTCCCCCGGGTGAGGCCATCGTCGTCGCCTACTTCGAGGACCGCGAGAGCGCCGAGGCCGCCCGCGACGCCGTGGCCGAGTCCCACCCCAACGCGCGCATCACCCTGGACGAGCAGCCCCAGCAGGACTGGAGCAACGAGTGGAAGTCGCTCATCAAGTCCGTGCAGGTGGGCCGCCTCTGGGTGGGCCCGCCCTGGGAAGCGGAGAACGCGCCCAAGGACAAGCTGCGCATCGTCATTGAGCCGAAGATGGCCTTCGGCACGGGGGACCACCCCACCACCGCGCTGTGCCTGGCCGCGGTGGACGACTTCATGGCCACGCACCCCGGCGCGAGCGTGCTGGACGTGGGCACCGGCACGGGCGTGCTCGCCATCGCCGCGAAGAAGCTGGGCGCGGGCACCGTGGTGGGCACCGACAACGACCCCGTCTGCGTGGAGCTGGCGCGGGAGAACTGCACCGACAACGCGACGCCGGACCTGGACATCTCCGAGCGCGAACTGACGCAGGTGCCGGGCACCTTCGACCTGGTGCTCGCCAACATCCTGGCCAACACGCTGATTGAACTGGCGCCCCTCATCGTCGCCAAGGCGAAGGACCGGCTGGTGCTCGCGGGCGTGCTCGCGCACCAGCGCGTGGACGTGGAGGCCGCGTTCCGCCAGCTCGGGTGCAAGGTGCTGGCGGGCGCGCAGCAGGGCGAGTGGGTGCGCATCGACTTGCAGCGCTGA
- a CDS encoding sigma-54-dependent transcriptional regulator, protein MSEPLRGHVLVVDDDPALLKVLGALLTQAGLTPHPASSARDALALLARRPIDVVLSDVRMPGMSGLELLAEVGRGWPDVPVLLMTAHGTVPLAVEAMKAGAADFVLKPFDREELLFSLHKALLRAQKEPEPTRGPGKTSGGLFVGASRAMADAQSLLARAAVGTATVLLRGESGTGKELAARAVHDGSPRRAGPFVKLHCAALPDTLLESELFGYEKGAFTGAATRKPGRVELAHGGTLFLDEIGDVSQAVQVKLLRVIQEREFERLGGTQTVKVDVRFVAATHQPLEELVRRGAFREDLFYRLNVVPLWLPSLRERPEDIEPLARHFLDVHAKANGRPPFTLSADGLAVLQSQPWPGNVRQLQNFMERLVVLSDGPALTGLDVARELSRQPGLAPPPVAAPLPTTDTGTLESRRKDVEKEALVDALKRAGDNRTLAARLLGISRRTLYNKLEEHGLL, encoded by the coding sequence GTGAGCGAGCCGCTGAGAGGCCATGTGTTGGTGGTGGACGACGACCCGGCCCTGCTCAAGGTGCTGGGCGCGCTCCTCACGCAGGCGGGCCTCACCCCGCACCCCGCGTCCAGCGCGCGCGACGCCCTGGCCCTGCTCGCGCGACGGCCCATCGACGTGGTGCTCAGCGACGTGCGCATGCCGGGCATGAGCGGCCTGGAGCTGCTCGCGGAGGTGGGACGCGGCTGGCCGGACGTGCCCGTCCTCCTGATGACCGCGCACGGCACGGTGCCCCTCGCGGTGGAGGCGATGAAGGCGGGCGCGGCGGACTTCGTGCTCAAGCCCTTCGACCGGGAGGAGCTGCTCTTCTCGCTCCACAAGGCCCTGCTGCGCGCGCAGAAGGAACCGGAGCCGACGCGCGGCCCCGGCAAGACCTCCGGAGGCCTGTTCGTGGGCGCGAGCCGGGCCATGGCGGACGCGCAGTCCCTGCTGGCGAGGGCCGCCGTGGGCACCGCCACGGTGCTCCTGCGAGGCGAGTCCGGCACCGGCAAGGAGCTGGCCGCCAGGGCCGTGCACGACGGCAGTCCCCGGCGCGCGGGCCCCTTCGTGAAGCTGCACTGCGCGGCGCTGCCGGACACGCTGCTGGAGAGCGAGCTGTTCGGCTACGAGAAGGGCGCCTTCACCGGCGCGGCCACGCGCAAGCCCGGGCGCGTGGAGCTGGCGCACGGTGGCACGCTGTTCCTCGACGAGATTGGCGACGTGTCCCAGGCGGTGCAGGTGAAGCTGCTGCGCGTCATCCAGGAGCGTGAGTTCGAACGCCTGGGCGGCACGCAGACGGTGAAGGTGGACGTGCGGTTCGTGGCGGCCACGCACCAGCCCCTCGAAGAGCTGGTGCGCCGGGGCGCCTTCCGTGAGGACCTCTTCTACCGCCTCAACGTGGTGCCCCTCTGGCTGCCCTCCCTGCGCGAGCGCCCCGAGGACATTGAACCGCTCGCCCGCCACTTCCTGGACGTGCACGCGAAGGCCAACGGCCGGCCGCCGTTCACGTTGAGCGCGGACGGGCTCGCGGTGCTGCAATCCCAGCCCTGGCCCGGCAACGTGCGCCAGCTGCAGAACTTCATGGAGCGGCTGGTGGTGCTCTCCGACGGGCCCGCGCTCACGGGCCTGGACGTCGCGCGCGAGCTGTCCCGCCAGCCCGGCCTCGCGCCGCCGCCCGTCGCCGCGCCCCTGCCCACCACGGACACCGGCACGCTGGAGTCCCGGCGCAAGGACGTGGAGAAGGAGGCGCTGGTGGATGCGTTGAAGCGCGCGGGTGACAACCGCACGCTGGCGGCGCGGCTGCTCGGCATCAGCCGGCGCACGCTCTACAACAAGCTGGAGGAGCACGGCCTGCTGTAG
- a CDS encoding 16S rRNA (uracil(1498)-N(3))-methyltransferase, with product MVRLFVPLPEPAPSDVTLTGERRHYLVHVLRLADGDALEVFDGQGRAFEARVSGLGAEDVRLVLGTVRVTPPAREMSVLQGLPKGDKLEWVLQKGTELGATAFHPVATARSVVKLEPKRAEERTQRWSKIVEEAARQCRRDDVPRVHPPRPLLEAARSLTPGTLLLVLDEEESAVPLGEAFRSVGPGTPVALVIGPEGGLAREEVTGLRELGARPVTLGARILRTETAALAALAVMQHLDGSLG from the coding sequence GTGGTCCGCCTCTTCGTCCCCCTGCCCGAGCCCGCCCCTTCCGACGTGACGCTCACGGGCGAGCGCCGCCACTACCTGGTGCACGTGCTGCGGCTCGCGGACGGCGACGCGCTGGAGGTGTTCGACGGCCAGGGCCGCGCCTTCGAGGCGCGCGTCAGCGGCCTGGGCGCGGAGGACGTGCGGCTGGTGCTGGGCACCGTGCGCGTGACGCCGCCCGCGCGCGAGATGAGCGTGCTCCAGGGACTGCCCAAGGGGGACAAGCTGGAGTGGGTGCTGCAGAAGGGCACCGAATTGGGGGCCACCGCGTTCCACCCGGTGGCGACCGCGCGCAGCGTGGTGAAGCTGGAGCCGAAGCGCGCGGAGGAGCGCACCCAGCGGTGGTCGAAGATCGTCGAGGAGGCCGCGCGCCAGTGTCGCCGCGACGACGTGCCGCGCGTGCACCCACCGCGTCCGCTCCTGGAGGCCGCGCGCTCACTGACGCCGGGCACGCTCCTGCTGGTGCTGGATGAAGAGGAGTCCGCGGTGCCGCTGGGCGAGGCGTTCCGGAGCGTGGGGCCGGGCACCCCGGTGGCGCTGGTGATTGGCCCCGAAGGCGGGCTGGCGCGCGAGGAGGTCACGGGCTTGCGCGAGCTGGGAGCGCGGCCCGTCACGCTGGGGGCGCGCATCCTGCGGACGGAGACGGCGGCGCTCGCGGCGCTCGCGGTGATGCAGCACCTGGACGGCTCGCTCGGGTAG